A window of the Streptomyces finlayi genome harbors these coding sequences:
- a CDS encoding acyl-CoA dehydrogenase family protein encodes MTRLAQTAGLTDIQQEILSTVRDFVDKEIIPVATQLEHRDEYPTEIVEGLKELGLFGLMIPEEYGGLGESLLTYALCVEEIARGWMSVSGIINTHFIVAYMLKQHGTQEQKDTFLPRMALGEVRGAFSMSEPALGSDVSAITSKGVRDGEEYVLNGQKMWLTNGGTANLVAVLCRSDEGHPEGTAPHKSMTTFLVEKEPGFGEVRPGLTIPGKIDKMGYKGVDTTELIMDGLRIPANRVLGGTTGRGFYQMMDGVEVGRVNVAARGCGVAQRAFELGVSYAQQRHTFGKPIAQHQAIQFKLAEMATKVEAAHAMMVNAARKKDSGERNDLEAGMAKYLASEYCKEVVEDAFRIHGGYGFSKEYEIERLYREAPMLLIGEGTAEIQKMIIGRRLLEEYRFQG; translated from the coding sequence ATGACGCGACTCGCCCAGACCGCCGGTCTGACCGACATCCAGCAGGAAATCCTCTCCACGGTCCGGGATTTCGTCGACAAGGAGATCATTCCGGTCGCGACCCAGCTGGAGCACCGCGACGAGTACCCGACGGAGATCGTCGAGGGGCTCAAGGAACTCGGCCTGTTCGGGCTGATGATCCCCGAGGAGTACGGGGGTCTGGGTGAGTCGCTTCTCACGTACGCGCTGTGCGTGGAGGAGATCGCCCGCGGCTGGATGAGCGTGTCGGGCATCATCAACACGCATTTCATCGTGGCGTACATGCTCAAGCAGCACGGGACGCAGGAGCAGAAGGACACCTTCCTGCCGCGCATGGCGCTGGGCGAGGTGCGGGGCGCGTTCTCCATGTCCGAGCCGGCGCTCGGTTCGGACGTCTCCGCGATCACGTCCAAGGGCGTGCGGGACGGCGAGGAGTACGTCCTCAACGGCCAGAAGATGTGGCTCACGAACGGCGGTACGGCCAACCTGGTCGCGGTCCTGTGCCGCAGTGACGAAGGACACCCCGAGGGCACGGCGCCGCACAAGTCGATGACGACCTTCCTCGTGGAGAAGGAGCCGGGCTTCGGCGAGGTCCGCCCGGGCCTGACCATCCCCGGAAAGATCGACAAGATGGGTTACAAGGGCGTCGACACGACGGAACTCATCATGGACGGCCTACGTATTCCGGCCAATCGTGTACTCGGCGGCACGACCGGCCGAGGTTTTTACCAGATGATGGACGGAGTGGAAGTCGGCCGGGTCAATGTGGCCGCACGTGGCTGCGGTGTAGCTCAGCGTGCTTTTGAGCTGGGTGTTTCGTACGCACAGCAGCGCCACACCTTCGGAAAGCCGATCGCCCAGCACCAGGCCATCCAGTTCAAACTGGCCGAAATGGCCACCAAGGTCGAAGCCGCTCATGCGATGATGGTGAATGCGGCACGCAAAAAGGACTCCGGGGAACGAAACGACCTGGAGGCAGGGATGGCGAAGTACCTCGCCTCCGAGTACTGCAAGGAAGTCGTCGAGGACGCCTTCCGTATCCACGGCGGTTACGGCTTCTCCAAGGAGTACGAGATCGAGCGCCTCTACCGGGAGGCCCCGATGCTGCTGATCGGTGAAGGTACCGCCGAGATCCAGAAAATGATCATTGGGCGCCGACTCCTCGAGGAGTACCGGTTCCAGGGCTGA
- a CDS encoding phosphatidylserine decarboxylase, translating into MPDSHTSAPRGGVRLARGASPWLLPTVATAALSLVRARKSGRWAAVAVPTTALAAGMLWFFRDPEREITEGRVISPADGVVQSIMPWKDGRTRVAIFMSPLNVHVNRAPLAGTVTSVEHIPGGFVPAFNKESENNERVVWHFDTELGDIEMVQIAGAVARRIVPYLPQGTKVEQGERIGLIRFGSRVDIYLPEGIDVAVEVGQATTAGVTRIDRD; encoded by the coding sequence ATGCCCGACAGCCATACCTCTGCACCCCGCGGCGGGGTCCGCCTCGCACGCGGAGCTTCGCCGTGGCTCCTCCCGACCGTCGCCACTGCGGCTCTCAGCCTCGTCCGGGCTCGCAAGTCCGGGCGCTGGGCCGCAGTGGCCGTGCCCACCACCGCGCTCGCGGCGGGCATGCTCTGGTTCTTCCGCGACCCCGAGCGCGAGATCACCGAAGGCCGGGTCATTTCGCCGGCCGACGGCGTGGTGCAGAGCATCATGCCGTGGAAGGACGGGCGCACCCGCGTCGCGATCTTCATGAGCCCGCTGAACGTGCACGTCAACCGTGCACCTCTGGCCGGCACGGTGACCTCGGTCGAGCACATCCCCGGTGGGTTCGTTCCGGCGTTCAACAAGGAGAGCGAGAACAACGAACGCGTTGTCTGGCACTTCGACACCGAGCTCGGAGACATCGAGATGGTGCAGATCGCGGGAGCGGTCGCCCGTCGCATCGTTCCGTACCTCCCGCAGGGCACGAAGGTCGAGCAGGGCGAACGCATCGGCCTGATCCGCTTCGGCTCGCGCGTGGACATCTACCTTCCGGAAGGTATCGATGTCGCGGTCGAGGTCGGCCAGGCCACCACCGCGGGGGTGACTCGCATTGACCGTGATTGA
- the pssA gene encoding CDP-diacylglycerol--serine O-phosphatidyltransferase — translation MTVIDPDTQAGWVSEAADEDDVEDMPLSMRLSIADTLTLGNATCGFMAVYFTTTGILIPHLTGSNESGMARNSAATAVILMLLAAIFDLCDGLVARKLRSSPMGAELDNLSDLISFGLAPAYFVLVYGMVADDAQQRVSALAAIVVLLAVVLRLARFSCVTLKDGMFQGMPSPFGALTVVSIVLLELPFVPTLLAIVGVAWLMVSRVEYPKPRGVLAVAMLGWIVAAMGLLAAWAFDAPGGQLLLQTGCALQVVMGAVIPLFATARRVNTFRGNRREARAAQLP, via the coding sequence TTGACCGTGATTGATCCTGATACGCAAGCCGGCTGGGTGTCGGAGGCGGCCGACGAGGACGACGTCGAGGACATGCCGCTGTCGATGAGGCTGTCGATAGCGGACACCCTCACACTCGGTAACGCCACCTGTGGATTCATGGCGGTGTACTTCACCACCACGGGCATCCTCATCCCGCACCTCACGGGCAGCAACGAGAGCGGCATGGCGCGGAACTCCGCCGCCACCGCCGTCATACTGATGCTGCTGGCGGCGATCTTCGACCTCTGTGACGGCCTGGTCGCGCGCAAGCTGCGCTCCTCGCCGATGGGCGCGGAGCTGGACAACCTCTCCGACCTGATCAGCTTCGGGCTCGCTCCGGCGTACTTCGTGCTGGTGTACGGCATGGTCGCGGACGACGCCCAGCAGCGGGTGTCGGCGCTGGCCGCCATCGTGGTGCTGCTGGCGGTGGTCCTGCGGCTTGCGAGATTCTCCTGCGTGACCTTGAAGGACGGCATGTTCCAGGGCATGCCGAGCCCCTTCGGCGCGCTCACGGTGGTCTCGATCGTGCTGCTGGAGCTGCCCTTCGTGCCCACGCTGCTCGCGATCGTCGGAGTGGCGTGGCTGATGGTCAGCCGGGTCGAGTACCCCAAGCCGCGGGGCGTCCTCGCGGTGGCGATGCTCGGCTGGATCGTGGCCGCGATGGGCCTCCTCGCCGCCTGGGCGTTCGACGCCCCGGGCGGTCAGCTGCTCCTCCAGACGGGCTGCGCGCTGCAGGTCGTGATGGGTGCGGTGATCCCGCTGTTCGCGACGGCACGACGGGTGAACACCTTCCGTGGCAACCGGCGCGAGGCGCGTGCGGCTCAGCTGCCGTAA
- a CDS encoding ABC transporter substrate-binding protein — MKLRVIPAVCAALTLTLVGCSGKAADNGGDKQDKSGVKTGEGVTASTITLGSLTDMTGVYASLGKSVTQAQQLWVKETNAAGGICDRKIALTVRDHGYDPQKAIAAYTELEPEVLGFTQFIGSPFVAAVEQRIDTQDKGLVLPQAWSANLLGSKYVRVIGATYDVETINLIDYLLAEKRIAKGDKVGHVYFEGDYGENALAGSKHAAKAAGLTVVEQKIKPTDNDMTAQVSALKQAGVKAIVLSAGPRQAASLVGVAAATGFNVPVVGNNSAYAPQLLKTPAGPALLKDYYIASSTLPIGDPGAGPAKLAKDYAAQYPKDGLDNGVVAGYSAASVFGEALKKACEAKDLTREGVDRALLTLTAYDNGFGITHDFSDPAAPSTRESVIMKPDAKAPGGLKVVRPASVAPAAEGFALKP, encoded by the coding sequence ATGAAACTGCGAGTGATCCCGGCCGTATGCGCGGCCCTCACCCTCACGCTCGTGGGATGCAGCGGAAAGGCCGCCGACAACGGCGGCGACAAGCAGGACAAGAGCGGAGTGAAGACCGGCGAGGGAGTCACCGCCTCGACGATCACCCTCGGCTCCCTGACCGACATGACCGGCGTGTACGCCTCGCTGGGCAAGAGCGTCACCCAGGCCCAGCAGCTGTGGGTGAAGGAGACCAACGCCGCGGGCGGCATCTGCGACCGGAAGATCGCGCTGACGGTCCGCGACCACGGCTACGACCCGCAGAAGGCCATCGCGGCCTACACCGAGCTCGAACCGGAGGTCCTCGGCTTCACCCAGTTCATCGGCTCCCCGTTCGTCGCGGCCGTCGAGCAGCGCATCGACACCCAGGACAAGGGCCTCGTGCTGCCGCAGGCCTGGTCGGCGAACCTGCTCGGCTCCAAGTACGTCCGCGTCATCGGCGCCACCTACGACGTCGAGACGATCAACCTGATCGACTACCTGCTCGCCGAGAAGCGCATCGCCAAGGGTGACAAGGTCGGCCACGTCTACTTCGAGGGCGACTACGGCGAGAACGCCCTGGCCGGCTCGAAGCACGCGGCGAAGGCGGCGGGCCTCACCGTCGTCGAGCAGAAGATCAAGCCGACGGACAACGACATGACCGCACAGGTCTCCGCGCTCAAGCAGGCGGGGGTCAAGGCCATCGTCCTCAGCGCGGGCCCCCGCCAGGCGGCCTCCCTGGTCGGTGTCGCCGCGGCCACCGGCTTCAACGTCCCGGTCGTCGGCAACAACTCGGCGTACGCCCCGCAGCTCCTCAAGACCCCGGCGGGCCCGGCCCTGCTCAAGGACTACTACATCGCCTCCTCCACCCTGCCGATCGGCGACCCGGGCGCCGGCCCGGCGAAGCTCGCCAAGGACTACGCGGCCCAGTACCCGAAGGACGGTCTCGACAACGGCGTCGTCGCCGGTTACTCGGCGGCGTCCGTCTTCGGCGAGGCCCTGAAGAAGGCGTGCGAGGCCAAGGACCTCACCCGCGAGGGCGTCGACAGGGCGCTGCTGACCCTCACGGCGTACGACAACGGATTCGGGATCACACACGACTTCTCGGACCCGGCGGCGCCCTCCACCCGCGAGAGCGTCATCATGAAGCCGGACGCCAAGGCCCCCGGCGGCCTCAAGGTGGTGCGCCCGGCCTCGGTGGCCCCCGCCGCCGAAGGCTTCGCGCTGAAGCCCTGA
- a CDS encoding branched-chain amino acid ABC transporter permease, with amino-acid sequence MSDTVETATAAPGTPPDSTPAPAGALLRLRRPRTYLWLVGSLLLLVLPFYLDRFWLQAGLFAMAAAIGAIGINLLTGSTGQLSMGHAFFLAVGAYSYCILAGESSTENGHTLTGLGLPTWLAAILAVLLAGAAGGVFSPIAGRLRGAYLGIATLALIFIGQHVLFNAGSLTGGFNGRPVPPLSLFGFTFDDTEVVIAAVPFQSSEKLWYVALLALLLSGLFARGVLRGRPGRALNAIRDHRIAAGVMGVPVARYRAGVFVLSSMYAGLAGVLLALVFQRTVPEYFGMILSLEYLAMIVIGGLGSVAGAVVGAAFVSLLPQVLTHYSDSLPLVSAPGTGGLAPGEASRYLYGAAVVAVVLFLPGGLTRLKKPGEKK; translated from the coding sequence GTGTCTGACACCGTCGAAACCGCCACGGCAGCCCCCGGGACCCCACCGGACAGCACACCGGCACCGGCCGGCGCCCTCCTGCGGCTGCGCAGGCCCCGTACGTACCTCTGGCTCGTCGGCTCGCTCCTGCTCCTCGTGCTCCCGTTCTACCTGGACCGCTTCTGGCTCCAGGCGGGACTGTTCGCGATGGCCGCCGCGATCGGGGCCATCGGTATCAACCTCCTCACCGGCAGCACCGGCCAGCTCTCCATGGGCCACGCCTTCTTCCTCGCCGTGGGCGCGTACAGCTACTGCATCCTGGCGGGGGAGAGCAGTACCGAGAACGGGCACACACTCACCGGACTCGGACTGCCCACCTGGCTCGCGGCGATCCTCGCCGTGCTCCTGGCGGGCGCGGCGGGCGGAGTCTTCAGCCCGATCGCGGGGCGGCTGCGCGGCGCCTACCTCGGCATCGCCACACTCGCCCTGATCTTCATCGGCCAGCACGTGCTGTTCAACGCCGGCTCGCTCACCGGCGGCTTCAACGGCCGCCCCGTCCCGCCGCTCTCGCTCTTCGGGTTCACCTTCGACGACACCGAGGTCGTCATCGCGGCGGTCCCCTTCCAGTCCTCCGAGAAGCTCTGGTACGTGGCACTGCTCGCCCTGCTCCTCAGCGGGCTCTTCGCCCGCGGGGTGCTGCGCGGCAGGCCGGGCCGGGCGCTCAACGCCATCCGCGACCACCGGATCGCCGCAGGCGTCATGGGCGTCCCGGTGGCCCGCTACCGGGCCGGCGTCTTCGTCCTGTCCTCGATGTACGCGGGCCTCGCGGGCGTCCTGCTCGCACTGGTCTTCCAGCGGACCGTGCCGGAGTACTTCGGCATGATCCTGTCCCTCGAGTACCTCGCCATGATCGTCATCGGCGGGCTCGGCAGTGTCGCGGGAGCCGTCGTCGGCGCCGCCTTCGTCTCGCTGCTGCCTCAGGTGCTCACCCACTACAGCGACTCCCTTCCCCTGGTCTCCGCCCCGGGTACGGGTGGTCTCGCACCGGGTGAGGCATCGCGCTATCTGTACGGCGCCGCGGTGGTCGCGGTGGTCCTGTTCCTGCCCGGCGGCCTTACGCGTCTGAAGAAACCAGGGGAGAAGAAATGA
- a CDS encoding branched-chain amino acid ABC transporter permease: protein MTTFIELLLGGLSIGSVYALIALGFVVIFKATEVVNFAHASLLLAGGYVTAVLHDDIGFWPALGAGIAGAAVVGAGVEFLVMRRYRGSDHSVLAIVTIGVDIILVTELTRRMGTDVMAMGDPWGDDVVTIGGVTLAETRIAAFLVAGLLITVFLLAFRFTSWGVSMRAAAENPQTAALMGIKLGRVSLSAWAVAGALAAVAALFLTVFPTPGLERATSLAALKAFPAAILGGLDSTTGALAGGLIVGVTESLATGYQSDLSFLGRGIGDLAPYLVMVIVLLVRPAGLFGTKELARV from the coding sequence ATGACCACCTTCATCGAACTCCTCCTCGGCGGCCTCTCCATCGGCTCGGTCTACGCGCTCATCGCGCTCGGCTTCGTCGTCATCTTCAAGGCCACCGAGGTCGTCAACTTCGCCCACGCCTCGCTGCTGCTGGCCGGCGGATACGTCACCGCCGTGCTCCACGACGACATCGGCTTCTGGCCGGCGCTCGGCGCCGGCATCGCGGGCGCCGCGGTCGTCGGCGCCGGAGTCGAGTTCCTCGTGATGCGGCGCTACCGGGGCAGCGACCACAGTGTCCTGGCCATCGTCACCATCGGCGTGGACATCATCCTGGTCACGGAACTCACCCGCCGCATGGGAACCGACGTCATGGCGATGGGCGACCCGTGGGGCGACGACGTCGTCACCATCGGAGGAGTCACGCTCGCCGAGACGCGCATCGCCGCGTTCCTCGTCGCGGGACTCCTCATCACGGTGTTCCTGCTCGCGTTCCGGTTCACCTCCTGGGGGGTGTCGATGCGCGCCGCCGCCGAGAACCCGCAGACCGCGGCGCTCATGGGCATCAAGCTCGGCAGGGTCTCGCTCTCCGCCTGGGCGGTGGCCGGAGCCCTCGCCGCCGTCGCCGCGCTGTTCCTCACGGTGTTCCCGACCCCCGGCCTCGAACGGGCCACCTCGCTCGCCGCACTCAAGGCGTTCCCCGCCGCGATCCTCGGCGGTCTCGACTCGACGACGGGCGCACTCGCCGGAGGGCTCATCGTCGGCGTCACCGAATCACTGGCCACCGGCTACCAGAGCGACCTGTCCTTCCTCGGACGGGGCATCGGGGACCTCGCTCCCTATCTGGTGATGGTGATCGTCCTGCTCGTCCGGCCCGCGGGACTCTTCGGCACGAAGGAGCTCGCCCGTGTCTGA
- a CDS encoding ABC transporter ATP-binding protein translates to MVRVKTAPATPTAPTAPAALAVRDVTVRFAGLTALDGVSFTVEPGSVHAVIGPNGAGKSTCFNVLSGVYRATSGAVHLGDTELTGLAPHQIAALGVARTFQNLALPPHATVAESMLLGRHRLTRSGFLATGLWLPSAAREARLHLERVREIAEFIGLEKELDHPAGALPYGKQKLVELGRALCMEPQVLLLDEPVAGMTADERRRVAAVVAGVRDSLGISIVLVEHDMGVVMRLADAVTVLDFGRRIAGGSPAEVQNDPAVVRAYLGAQE, encoded by the coding sequence GTGGTCCGCGTGAAGACCGCACCCGCCACCCCCACGGCCCCGACGGCACCGGCCGCACTCGCCGTCCGGGACGTGACCGTACGGTTCGCCGGGCTCACCGCCCTCGACGGGGTCTCGTTCACCGTCGAACCGGGCAGTGTGCACGCCGTCATCGGCCCCAACGGAGCGGGCAAGTCGACCTGCTTCAACGTGCTCTCCGGCGTCTACCGGGCGACCTCCGGGGCCGTGCACCTCGGCGACACCGAACTGACCGGCCTCGCTCCGCACCAAATCGCCGCACTCGGCGTGGCCCGTACGTTCCAGAACCTGGCACTGCCCCCGCACGCCACCGTCGCCGAGAGCATGCTGCTCGGCCGGCACCGCCTCACCCGCTCCGGGTTCCTGGCCACCGGTCTGTGGCTGCCCTCCGCGGCCCGCGAGGCACGGCTGCATCTCGAACGAGTCCGTGAGATCGCCGAATTCATCGGCCTGGAGAAGGAGTTGGACCACCCTGCGGGCGCTCTCCCGTATGGGAAGCAGAAGCTCGTCGAGCTCGGCCGCGCCCTGTGCATGGAACCGCAGGTCCTGCTCCTGGACGAACCCGTCGCCGGAATGACCGCGGACGAACGGCGCCGCGTGGCGGCCGTGGTCGCCGGGGTACGCGACAGCCTCGGCATCTCCATCGTGCTGGTCGAGCACGACATGGGCGTGGTGATGCGGCTCGCGGACGCCGTGACCGTACTCGACTTCGGACGCAGGATCGCGGGCGGCAGCCCCGCCGAGGTCCAGAACGACCCGGCCGTCGTCCGGGCCTACTTGGGGGCACAGGAATGA
- a CDS encoding ABC transporter ATP-binding protein encodes MATLEIRALSVGYGPVRALRDVSVDVPAGAITAVLGGNGAGKTTLLRAVSRTLGFHRGTGTGTIRFDGQALDGLRPAQVVAAGVVQVPEGRQVFARMTVADNLRAGALGARGGRKSVAAALTRVHELFPVLAQRAHQRAGLLSGGEQQMLAMGRALMAGPRLLLLDEPSLGLAPLMAQKIAETVQEINASGTSVMLVEQNASIALRLASTAYVLDVGEVALEGPADELAASDEVRRRYLGVVDETAAEDAGRADSTPRALSRWSA; translated from the coding sequence ATGGCAACGCTCGAGATCCGCGCACTGTCCGTGGGCTACGGCCCGGTACGGGCCCTGCGCGACGTCTCCGTCGACGTGCCGGCCGGCGCGATCACCGCCGTACTCGGTGGCAACGGCGCCGGCAAGACCACGCTGCTGCGGGCCGTATCGCGGACCCTCGGCTTCCACCGCGGGACGGGCACGGGCACCATCCGCTTCGACGGCCAGGCCCTGGACGGGCTGCGGCCCGCCCAGGTGGTGGCCGCGGGAGTGGTCCAGGTACCGGAGGGGCGGCAGGTGTTCGCCCGGATGACGGTGGCCGACAACCTGCGGGCGGGCGCACTCGGGGCCCGGGGCGGCCGCAAGTCCGTGGCCGCCGCGCTGACCCGCGTACACGAACTGTTCCCGGTCCTCGCCCAGCGCGCGCACCAGCGGGCCGGGCTGCTGTCCGGCGGCGAGCAGCAGATGCTCGCCATGGGGAGAGCCCTGATGGCCGGACCGAGGCTGCTCCTGCTCGACGAACCGTCCCTCGGTCTGGCCCCGTTGATGGCGCAGAAGATCGCCGAGACCGTGCAGGAGATCAACGCCTCCGGGACCTCTGTGATGCTCGTCGAGCAGAACGCGTCCATCGCCCTGCGGCTCGCCTCCACGGCGTACGTCCTGGACGTCGGCGAGGTCGCGCTCGAAGGACCGGCCGACGAACTCGCCGCGTCCGACGAGGTACGCCGCCGCTACCTGGGCGTCGTCGACGAGACCGCCGCCGAGGACGCCGGCCGGGCGGACAGCACACCCCGCGCCCTGAGCAGGTGGTCCGCGTGA
- a CDS encoding PucR family transcriptional regulator, whose translation MQRRSDERVRALLDALLEGRSSPGLVERAAAGLGLPERGRYAVAVLRAERPEPVRWAVDVDGMRFWWRTRADREIAVVGLGERGLAELTAVLVGRCSGPGGISPVVDGLAELDRARLLAEAALLTCAGGSRRIVRVEERLTTALLVSQPELSARLVTDVFGPLLTLEPAERALLVETLDAWLECGGSAGRAAGQLFCHRNTVFNRLRRLETLTSRSLSRPRELIEMTLALDAFRLTAVR comes from the coding sequence ATGCAGCGGCGCAGTGACGAGCGGGTCCGGGCGCTGCTCGACGCGCTACTGGAGGGCCGGTCGTCGCCGGGCCTCGTGGAGCGGGCCGCCGCGGGGCTGGGACTGCCGGAACGCGGGCGGTACGCGGTGGCGGTGCTGCGCGCCGAACGGCCCGAGCCGGTCCGCTGGGCGGTGGACGTGGACGGCATGCGGTTCTGGTGGCGGACACGGGCGGACCGCGAGATCGCGGTCGTCGGCCTCGGGGAGCGGGGTCTGGCCGAGCTGACCGCTGTGCTGGTGGGCCGGTGCAGCGGGCCGGGCGGGATCAGCCCGGTGGTGGATGGCCTGGCCGAACTGGACCGGGCCCGGCTGCTGGCCGAGGCGGCGCTGCTGACGTGTGCGGGGGGATCGCGGAGGATCGTGCGCGTGGAGGAGCGGCTGACGACGGCGCTGCTGGTGAGTCAGCCGGAGCTTTCGGCGCGGCTGGTCACGGATGTCTTCGGTCCGCTGCTGACGCTGGAACCCGCGGAGCGGGCGCTGCTGGTGGAGACGCTGGACGCGTGGCTGGAGTGCGGTGGGTCGGCGGGGCGGGCCGCGGGGCAGCTGTTCTGCCACCGGAACACGGTGTTCAACCGCTTGCGGCGCCTGGAGACGCTGACGTCACGGTCGTTGTCGCGACCGCGTGAGCTGATCGAGATGACGCTGGCCCTCGACGCGTTTCGCCTGACGGCGGTGCGGTGA
- a CDS encoding glycerate kinase, protein METARVLVAADKFKGSLTAVQVAERVTAGLRRAVPGVRVETLPVADGGDGTVAAAVAAGFERREARVTGPLGETVTAAYALRGSTAVVEMAEASGLQHLPEGVFAPLTATTYGSGELLRAALDAGARAIVFGVGGSATTDGGAGMLSALGARFLDADRKPVGPGGGALAELAEADLSGLDPRLADVDLILASDVDNPLTGPKGAPEVYGRQKGATEDDVVALDAALTHYASVLGPDHAALPGAGAAGGIGYGALVALGARFRPGIEVMLDVLGFAPALARATLVITGEGSLDEQTLHGKAPAGVAAAARAAGVEVVAVCGRLALPPEALGRAGIRRAYALTELEPDPAVCMAQAGPLLERVAESIAHDFLT, encoded by the coding sequence ATCGAGACCGCTCGCGTGCTCGTGGCGGCGGACAAGTTCAAAGGCTCGCTCACGGCCGTACAGGTCGCGGAGCGGGTGACGGCTGGGCTGCGGCGTGCCGTTCCCGGCGTACGGGTCGAGACCCTGCCCGTCGCGGACGGTGGCGACGGCACGGTGGCGGCGGCCGTGGCCGCCGGATTCGAGCGCCGCGAGGCGCGGGTGACCGGGCCCCTCGGGGAGACGGTCACCGCGGCGTACGCGCTGCGCGGGTCCACCGCGGTGGTGGAGATGGCGGAGGCCTCGGGTCTCCAGCATCTGCCCGAGGGGGTGTTCGCCCCGCTCACGGCGACGACGTACGGCTCCGGCGAACTGCTGCGGGCCGCGCTCGACGCGGGCGCCAGGGCCATCGTGTTCGGAGTGGGCGGCAGCGCCACCACGGACGGCGGCGCGGGCATGCTCTCCGCGCTCGGAGCCCGGTTCCTGGACGCGGACCGCAAGCCCGTCGGTCCCGGCGGCGGCGCCCTGGCGGAACTGGCCGAGGCGGACCTCTCCGGGCTCGACCCCCGCCTCGCGGACGTCGACCTGATCCTGGCCAGCGATGTGGACAACCCGCTGACCGGGCCCAAGGGCGCACCCGAGGTGTACGGGCGGCAGAAGGGGGCGACCGAGGACGACGTCGTGGCCCTCGACGCGGCACTCACCCACTACGCGTCGGTCCTCGGCCCGGACCACGCGGCGCTTCCCGGCGCGGGCGCGGCCGGTGGGATCGGCTACGGCGCCCTGGTGGCGCTCGGGGCCCGTTTCCGCCCCGGCATCGAGGTCATGCTCGACGTCCTCGGCTTCGCGCCAGCGTTGGCGCGGGCGACGCTGGTCATCACAGGCGAGGGCTCCCTCGACGAGCAGACCCTGCACGGCAAGGCCCCGGCGGGCGTCGCGGCGGCCGCCCGGGCGGCGGGCGTGGAGGTGGTCGCCGTGTGCGGGCGCCTGGCACTTCCCCCCGAGGCCCTGGGCCGGGCGGGAATCCGGCGCGCGTACGCCCTGACCGAGCTGGAACCGGACCCGGCGGTGTGCATGGCGCAGGCGGGGCCGTTGCTGGAACGCGTCGCGGAGTCGATCGCACACGACTTCCTGACCTGA
- a CDS encoding NUDIX domain-containing protein, with protein MTTTDYATYISGLPRVLAAAASLFRDDDGRLLLVEPNYRAGWALPGGTVESDTGESPRKAARRETAEEIGLDLEPGRLLAVDWSRGSGRPPIAAYLYDGGVLTEAQCAAIRLQEEELLSWKLVAPADLGRHLLGTLALRVAAALTVLDSGAGTVELEDGRPVTV; from the coding sequence GTGACCACCACTGACTACGCCACGTACATTTCGGGGCTGCCCCGTGTCCTGGCCGCCGCGGCCTCGCTGTTCCGCGACGACGACGGGCGTCTCCTCCTCGTGGAGCCCAATTACCGTGCCGGCTGGGCGCTGCCGGGCGGCACGGTCGAGTCCGACACCGGCGAGAGCCCCCGAAAGGCCGCACGGCGTGAGACTGCGGAGGAGATCGGCCTCGATCTGGAGCCCGGCCGGCTGCTGGCCGTCGACTGGTCGCGCGGCAGCGGGCGTCCGCCGATCGCCGCGTACCTCTACGACGGGGGCGTGCTCACAGAGGCGCAGTGCGCGGCGATCCGGCTCCAGGAGGAGGAACTCCTGTCCTGGAAGCTCGTGGCGCCCGCCGATCTCGGCCGCCATCTGCTCGGCACGCTCGCCCTGCGGGTGGCCGCCGCGCTTACGGTGCTGGACTCGGGCGCGGGCACGGTGGAGCTGGAGGACGGCAGACCCGTCACCGTCTGA
- a CDS encoding DUF6247 family protein produces the protein MSTAAHSARGVPPMPERNPKALRAAIAQYAPQLLVDFDRHWRRDIADAYDLAPVPAFMARWWGEYALARDPRNEATVHRLEDEAGQEPDYARAKALIEEAGRIRRTVAQVNPGQ, from the coding sequence ATGAGCACAGCCGCCCACAGCGCCAGGGGTGTCCCGCCCATGCCCGAGCGGAATCCCAAGGCCCTCCGCGCCGCCATCGCCCAGTACGCGCCGCAACTCCTCGTCGACTTCGACCGGCACTGGCGCCGCGACATCGCCGACGCCTACGACCTCGCGCCGGTGCCCGCCTTCATGGCCCGTTGGTGGGGCGAGTACGCCCTCGCCCGCGACCCACGGAACGAGGCCACGGTCCACCGCCTGGAGGACGAGGCCGGCCAGGAACCCGACTATGCCCGCGCCAAGGCCCTCATCGAGGAAGCCGGACGCATCCGCCGCACGGTGGCGCAGGTGAACCCCGGCCAGTGA